The following coding sequences lie in one Egibacteraceae bacterium genomic window:
- a CDS encoding metallophosphoesterase: protein MAVTDHPLRIAQLGDIHCGTPTFEASLLEQAVERINALRPDAVAVVGDLTAAGYGEEFAEAAGWIGRLEAPVVVVPGNHDARNLGNVHFERHFGARFSALRLPLSPERAERIRAGGLTVVAVDSSQADVNQGEVGAPHYDWIRDQFHHADDLKVFVLHHHLVSIPGTGRERNTIADAGELLELLTDLGVDLVLSGHKHVPFFWALNGLLVCNSGTAATRRLRGLTPPSWNEIQVDASTIKVFMHYETGHRSLSVIRSRTTRELIREAFYLTEAFRVSNPVA, encoded by the coding sequence ATGGCAGTGACCGACCATCCACTGCGCATAGCTCAGCTTGGCGATATCCACTGCGGCACCCCGACGTTCGAAGCCTCCCTGTTGGAGCAGGCCGTGGAGCGGATCAACGCCCTGCGCCCAGACGCCGTCGCCGTGGTGGGTGACCTCACGGCCGCCGGCTACGGCGAGGAGTTCGCGGAGGCCGCCGGATGGATCGGTCGCTTGGAGGCGCCGGTCGTCGTCGTGCCCGGCAACCACGACGCGCGCAACCTCGGCAACGTGCACTTCGAACGGCACTTCGGCGCGCGGTTCAGCGCCCTGCGGCTGCCGCTGTCGCCGGAGCGAGCGGAGCGCATCCGGGCCGGCGGCCTCACGGTCGTCGCCGTGGACTCGTCCCAGGCCGACGTCAACCAGGGAGAGGTCGGCGCCCCGCATTACGACTGGATACGCGACCAGTTCCATCACGCCGACGACCTCAAGGTGTTCGTCCTGCACCACCATCTGGTGTCGATCCCCGGCACCGGGCGTGAGCGCAACACGATCGCCGATGCCGGCGAGCTGCTGGAGCTGCTCACGGACCTCGGCGTCGACCTCGTCCTGTCCGGCCACAAGCACGTCCCGTTCTTCTGGGCGCTCAACGGGCTCCTGGTGTGCAACTCCGGGACGGCGGCGACCCGCCGGCTGCGCGGGCTGACCCCACCGTCGTGGAACGAGATCCAGGTGGACGCGTCGACGATCAAGGTGTTCATGCACTACGAGACCGGGCATCGCAGCCTGTCGGTGATCCGCAGCCGCACCACCCGGGAGCTGATCCGCGAGGCGTTCTACCTCACGGAGGCGTTCCGCGTGTCCAATCCGGTCGCCTGA
- a CDS encoding cyclic nucleotide-binding domain-containing protein, with translation MVRRITHSLVKALRQVREFAGLSDAALLEVVGASVNLFFPAGAVVFRKGATSDGLYVVLSGRVIVADEPGGPEVAQIGPGDYFGEQSLLLETTRSHSVAAVQDAEILVLPASSFQRLLEGNPVLAGQVEDKLRARLAATDGPGSAGQGPAAG, from the coding sequence GTGGTGCGTCGTATCACGCACAGTCTGGTCAAGGCGCTCCGTCAGGTCCGGGAGTTCGCGGGGCTGTCGGATGCCGCTCTCCTCGAGGTCGTCGGGGCATCGGTGAACCTCTTCTTCCCGGCTGGTGCGGTGGTCTTCCGCAAGGGCGCCACATCCGATGGCCTGTACGTCGTCCTGTCCGGGCGGGTGATCGTCGCCGACGAGCCCGGTGGGCCGGAGGTTGCCCAGATCGGCCCGGGAGACTACTTCGGTGAGCAGTCCCTCCTCCTGGAGACCACGCGGTCGCACAGCGTCGCGGCTGTGCAGGACGCTGAGATCCTCGTGCTGCCGGCGAGCTCGTTCCAGCGGCTGCTCGAGGGCAACCCGGTCCTGGCGGGCCAGGTCGAGGACAAGCTCCGAGCCCGCCTTGCGGCCACGGACGGTCCGGGCAGCGCGGGACAGGGTCCTGCAGCCGGATGA
- a CDS encoding flavin reductase family protein, whose product MQRLQQLAVEPFGVKEFRAVMGAFATGVTVITTQGQDEPYGMTANAFSSLSLDPPLILVCVISGTQGSEALERNGVFAVNILTAEQEVLSNYFASRDRPRGTAAFRGIPHREVVTGSPVIDGVAAFMDCRVADQHPGGDHEIFVGEVLAIGADADAPRPLIFHRGRYGYLRD is encoded by the coding sequence ATGCAGAGGCTGCAGCAGCTGGCCGTGGAGCCCTTCGGCGTCAAGGAGTTCCGGGCGGTCATGGGGGCCTTCGCAACCGGCGTGACGGTCATCACCACGCAGGGTCAGGACGAGCCGTACGGGATGACCGCCAATGCCTTCTCGTCGCTGTCCCTCGACCCGCCCCTCATCCTCGTGTGCGTCATCAGCGGCACGCAGGGCAGCGAGGCTCTCGAGCGCAATGGGGTGTTCGCGGTCAACATCCTGACCGCCGAGCAGGAGGTCCTGTCCAACTACTTCGCGTCTCGTGATCGCCCCAGGGGCACCGCCGCCTTCCGCGGGATCCCCCACCGCGAGGTGGTCACAGGCTCGCCGGTCATCGATGGGGTGGCCGCGTTCATGGACTGCAGGGTGGCGGACCAGCATCCGGGCGGAGACCATGAGATCTTCGTCGGTGAGGTGCTCGCCATCGGCGCCGATGCGGATGCGCCCCGGCCCTTGATCTTCCACCGGGGCCGGTACGGGTACCTGCGGGACTAG
- a CDS encoding cyclic nucleotide-binding domain-containing protein has translation MTDPEDAAPEVSPKALAYLESQQTLTLATASSGGLPHAATLLYASDGLTLYVWTRPDSVTAQHIDQNPAVSFTVDQYTADWTQTKGIQGEGEARQILDAAQIEHAVQRFGVKFPEVAGTENSHIAFFRIAPTRVQFIDNTSAAPENARGLGSVFQRTEVFNVLRDLPPAEIAGLQARLQTVQVESGEVIVRQGGPADKFFIIVEGEVEVVRENGGSQQTVATLGPGQFFGEVAILRDIPRTATVRAVAPTTLLAMPREAFRSLVAQSLSTTQNLDDVIQRRLGELGGGPSHAGADA, from the coding sequence ATGACCGATCCGGAGGATGCCGCACCCGAGGTCTCGCCCAAGGCGCTGGCATACCTGGAGTCCCAGCAGACCTTGACCCTGGCCACGGCATCGTCGGGCGGTCTGCCGCACGCCGCGACGCTGCTGTACGCGAGCGACGGGTTGACGCTGTACGTGTGGACCCGGCCGGACTCCGTCACCGCCCAGCACATCGACCAGAACCCGGCCGTGTCCTTCACGGTCGACCAGTACACCGCTGACTGGACGCAGACCAAGGGCATCCAGGGCGAGGGCGAGGCCCGCCAGATCCTCGACGCCGCGCAGATCGAGCACGCCGTGCAGCGGTTCGGCGTGAAGTTCCCCGAGGTGGCGGGGACCGAGAACAGCCACATCGCGTTCTTCCGCATCGCGCCCACCCGGGTGCAGTTCATCGACAACACGAGCGCGGCGCCGGAGAACGCGAGGGGTCTCGGGTCGGTGTTCCAGCGCACCGAGGTCTTCAACGTCCTCCGGGACCTGCCGCCGGCCGAGATCGCCGGCCTCCAGGCCCGGCTGCAGACCGTGCAGGTGGAGTCCGGGGAGGTCATCGTCCGGCAGGGGGGGCCGGCCGACAAGTTCTTCATCATCGTCGAAGGCGAGGTCGAGGTCGTCCGCGAGAACGGCGGTTCGCAACAGACGGTGGCCACCCTCGGGCCGGGGCAGTTCTTCGGCGAGGTGGCGATCCTGCGCGACATCCCCCGCACCGCCACGGTTCGGGCAGTGGCCCCAACGACGCTCTTGGCGATGCCGCGGGAGGCATTCCGGTCGCTGGTCGCCCAGTCGCTGTCCACCACGCAAAACCTCGACGACGTCATCCAGCGCCGCCTCGGGGAGCTCGGCGGGGGGCCGTCGCACGCTGGGGCAGATGCCTGA
- a CDS encoding ATP-binding cassette domain-containing protein, giving the protein MLSRIGIFQLLSPLSLPDVAKLLRPVDVAAGDVVVREGDAGDAAYLIELGTLLVQAGSGDPPKTIARLGPREFFGEMSLTSGQPRSATVRAETAARLWMIGANDFRQLLEQQPALAEAVQQAAELRSRTSQEYAIEHLNLAAMLADRQELRIGRHPDNDVVLDSTVVSARHAVVRRFGDSYELADLGSANGTFLNGAEVRRAELKDGDQIWLADQRLLFDRRELQRVTEPRGIRIDASGLRKVVTKGKNLLQNVSLTVLPGELVAIVGGSGAGKSTLMDALSGVRPATGGQVLYNGGDYYAQRALYRTTLGYVPQDDIIHTELPLRVTLDFAARLRLPGDTTPEERGKAVDRALEELSLTEQAGLRVDKLSGGQRKRASIGVELLTRPRVFYLDEPTSGLDPATDASMMTLMRDLARAGSTVLLTTHATSNVGLCDKIVFLAGGGHLAFAGPPKRALEYFGVEVFDEIYVKLENEGTPEEWAARFRESPEYRAMKADQQRPADSTPAQAAAGASIARPARGLGLWVRQFAVLSRRTAELYVRNPPRMIPLFAQPVIFAALLIALFRTDLFEPGPNNPTSAFQLLFFLSMTAFLFGLLYGVQEIVKEFAIFRRERLVNLAVFPYLLSKTTFLAPVLALAVTVMVAMMWVTDRLPDEGLNVYAPLMITLFVIALVGLAFSLFTSAIAPTSQVATDLLSAWILPQVLLSGAIVAVSEMNTVGRELSNIIALRWGFEALGRAANLLDLFEESQNPVGAALALQYSDSFSRAIWQNWLIMGAFIVAFTAITWLVLRRRTAI; this is encoded by the coding sequence ATGCTGAGCAGGATCGGCATCTTCCAGCTGCTGTCCCCCCTGTCGCTGCCCGACGTCGCGAAGCTGCTGCGGCCCGTTGACGTCGCGGCAGGAGACGTCGTGGTCCGCGAGGGTGACGCCGGCGACGCGGCCTACCTGATCGAGCTCGGGACGCTCCTGGTCCAGGCCGGCTCCGGCGATCCACCGAAGACGATCGCTCGCTTGGGGCCCCGGGAGTTCTTCGGCGAGATGTCCCTGACCAGCGGCCAGCCCCGCAGCGCCACGGTGCGTGCGGAGACTGCTGCTCGGCTGTGGATGATCGGCGCGAACGACTTCCGGCAGCTGCTGGAGCAGCAACCTGCGCTCGCGGAAGCCGTCCAGCAGGCGGCCGAGCTTCGGAGCCGCACCTCGCAGGAGTACGCGATCGAGCACCTGAACCTCGCGGCCATGCTCGCGGATCGCCAGGAGCTGCGGATCGGGCGCCATCCTGACAACGACGTCGTGCTGGACTCCACCGTCGTGTCGGCCCGTCACGCGGTGGTGCGCCGCTTCGGCGACAGCTACGAGCTGGCCGACCTCGGCAGCGCGAACGGCACCTTCCTGAACGGCGCGGAGGTCCGACGTGCCGAGCTCAAGGACGGGGACCAGATCTGGTTGGCGGACCAGCGTCTGCTGTTCGACCGGCGCGAGCTGCAACGGGTCACGGAACCACGCGGGATCCGCATCGACGCGTCCGGGCTGCGCAAGGTGGTCACGAAGGGCAAGAACCTCCTCCAGAATGTCTCGCTGACGGTGCTGCCCGGCGAGCTCGTGGCGATCGTCGGTGGCAGCGGGGCGGGAAAGAGCACCCTCATGGACGCCCTCTCGGGCGTGCGCCCCGCCACCGGCGGGCAGGTGCTGTACAACGGCGGCGACTACTACGCGCAGCGGGCCCTGTACCGCACGACGCTCGGGTACGTGCCGCAGGACGACATCATCCACACCGAGCTACCCCTGCGGGTCACGCTGGACTTCGCCGCGCGTCTGCGCCTGCCGGGCGACACCACGCCCGAGGAGCGGGGCAAAGCCGTCGACCGGGCTCTGGAAGAGCTCTCGCTGACCGAGCAGGCCGGTCTTCGCGTCGACAAGCTGAGCGGCGGGCAGCGCAAGCGGGCCAGCATCGGGGTGGAGCTGTTGACCCGACCCCGGGTCTTCTACCTCGACGAGCCCACTTCAGGTCTGGACCCCGCCACCGACGCCTCGATGATGACGCTGATGCGCGACCTGGCACGAGCGGGCAGCACCGTGCTCCTCACCACGCACGCGACGAGCAACGTCGGCCTGTGCGACAAGATCGTGTTCCTCGCAGGCGGCGGCCACCTGGCATTCGCCGGTCCCCCCAAGCGGGCGTTGGAGTACTTCGGCGTGGAGGTCTTCGACGAGATCTACGTGAAGCTGGAGAACGAGGGCACGCCGGAGGAGTGGGCGGCGCGCTTCCGGGAATCCCCCGAGTACCGTGCGATGAAGGCCGACCAACAGCGACCGGCCGATTCGACGCCCGCGCAGGCCGCGGCGGGGGCCTCGATCGCGCGGCCCGCTCGCGGCTTGGGCTTGTGGGTCCGCCAGTTCGCCGTGCTGAGCCGTCGCACCGCCGAGCTGTACGTGCGCAACCCACCCCGGATGATCCCGCTCTTCGCCCAGCCGGTGATCTTCGCCGCCCTGCTGATCGCGCTGTTCCGCACGGACCTCTTCGAACCGGGGCCCAACAACCCCACGTCGGCGTTCCAGCTGCTCTTCTTCCTGTCGATGACCGCCTTCCTCTTCGGCCTGCTGTACGGCGTGCAGGAGATCGTGAAGGAGTTCGCCATCTTCCGACGAGAGCGGCTGGTGAATCTCGCCGTCTTCCCCTACCTCTTGTCGAAGACCACGTTCCTCGCGCCCGTGCTCGCCCTGGCGGTCACGGTCATGGTGGCGATGATGTGGGTGACCGACCGCCTGCCCGACGAGGGCTTGAACGTGTACGCCCCCCTGATGATCACGCTCTTCGTCATCGCCCTGGTCGGACTGGCCTTCTCGCTGTTTACGTCGGCCATCGCGCCCACGTCGCAGGTGGCGACCGACCTGCTGTCGGCGTGGATCCTGCCGCAGGTGCTGCTGTCGGGAGCGATCGTCGCGGTGTCCGAGATGAACACCGTCGGTCGCGAGCTCTCCAATATCATCGCACTGCGGTGGGGGTTCGAGGCTCTCGGCAGGGCAGCCAACCTCCTCGACCTCTTCGAGGAGTCCCAGAACCCCGTGGGAGCGGCGTTGGCGCTGCAGTACAGCGACAGCTTCTCCCGCGCCATCTGGCAGAACTGGCTCATCATGGGTGCCTTCATCGTGGCCTTCACCGCCATCACCTGGCTGGTGCTGCGGCGCCGTACGGCCATCTGA
- a CDS encoding MMPL family transporter — protein MVGREEQRPEKATSAIPLTPEATDLPRRVQMLSRVAVFQLLSPLSQTDVAELLRPIEVTAGRVVVREGDTGDALYLIEQGTVLVEPEAGEQREPIARLGPGEFFGEMALVNDQPRSATVRAETAARLWAIGATDVQRLLEREPGLARGLRQTAALRASSSEQGKPAEGPRNLASDVAERDELRIGRHPDNDLVLDAPAVSAQHAVVRQFGDGYQLSDLGSAHGTFVNGAPVRVAELKDGDQIRLADQRLVFDVRGLKRGDQRRETPSPEPAGPEPVVPKRDPDEPSRLVRWMARRSGIVIALALAATALLAVPFLALPPDGFASQEPAGEVFTARDFVNERFASPTFLIPFVVEARDGDLLRAEPLAELLANGQALRDDPDIGPKLWSFFDPQADMEVDGLHTIADMVDAELRQTGIGGLAAANDADVRSAASRLIEDAGIAELGLSAQSTRDPDTGDWLVPATSFVVLADDDAVGGPPAGATIGVDDTTKEEFARDVVEVLEGGEAHSRTWGIAIDVNLTSAEQGQAAGPFIGFAILGVLFIVGLTYRSYWPVAIVGGGLATLIVWLNGLSNLLGMEADQILSTIVPIAMISFGVDFAFHAFGRYKEVRAAGTTPRVGLLLGMSGVMGALVLALSSDAAAFLANVSSGIQSIVQFGIAASLGLLSAFLVLGIVAPVVLMRVEERVGPAPRSPRRRLLAVVGSVLASGAAMGSVVLSAFVLPAAGVALLGLYIVAFLVAPCVIAGRAAASPQPVTADGAVTEPATSEPRASDPGRLATTLGGVVAGLARYRVALLPVVLGITVGCAFFAVQVPAEFDVNDFFTPDSDFVVGLDKIDEHFAGSVGEPGIVYLEGDLTDPRALTAVQEFVDAIHAADSPALARDDDGRVQLEDGVLGVVRDVAEAPAAAAAVAASAGVELTDDDGDGLPDTAEQLAAVYTTVLEAGVAADEARLARTPDAVGEVLYQSPDGETQASRVDFPITGTRGQEGVEAARTQLEPLVADLEDRLQAIDPAATAVLTGAPFARQASLDAIARALQISLPIAIVLCLLVAAIFMRSLRYAVVSIVPILLVVAWLYAFMYAFGFTINLVTATIGAISIGIGIDFAIHITMRYREEIAQFSTREAALRATGASTGLALGASALSSMLGFGILALAPMPLFASYGLLTAVMIFLALAASLLVLPSLLALVSRDPVAPG, from the coding sequence ATGGTCGGACGGGAGGAGCAGCGCCCGGAGAAGGCCACGAGTGCCATCCCGCTGACGCCGGAGGCCACGGACCTGCCGCGACGGGTGCAGATGCTCAGTCGGGTGGCGGTCTTCCAGCTGCTGTCGCCGCTGTCGCAGACCGACGTCGCCGAGCTCCTGCGACCCATCGAGGTGACCGCCGGTCGGGTCGTGGTGCGGGAGGGCGACACCGGTGACGCCCTCTACCTGATCGAGCAGGGCACCGTGCTGGTCGAGCCCGAAGCCGGCGAGCAGCGGGAGCCCATCGCCCGGCTGGGCCCCGGGGAGTTCTTCGGGGAGATGGCCCTCGTGAACGACCAGCCGCGCAGCGCCACCGTGCGGGCGGAGACCGCCGCGCGCCTGTGGGCCATCGGTGCCACGGACGTCCAGCGTCTCCTCGAACGCGAGCCGGGGTTGGCGCGCGGCCTGCGTCAGACGGCGGCACTACGCGCCAGCTCCAGCGAGCAGGGGAAGCCCGCGGAGGGCCCCCGCAACCTGGCCTCCGATGTGGCCGAACGCGACGAGCTGCGCATCGGCCGCCATCCCGACAACGACCTCGTGCTCGACGCGCCGGCCGTCTCCGCCCAGCATGCGGTCGTCCGTCAGTTCGGGGACGGCTACCAGCTGTCGGACCTCGGCAGCGCCCACGGGACGTTCGTGAACGGCGCACCCGTGCGCGTGGCCGAGCTCAAGGACGGTGACCAGATCCGGCTGGCGGACCAGCGCCTCGTCTTCGACGTCCGCGGGCTCAAGCGAGGCGATCAGCGCCGTGAGACCCCTTCGCCGGAGCCGGCTGGCCCCGAGCCGGTCGTCCCGAAGCGGGACCCCGACGAGCCGTCGCGGCTCGTGCGCTGGATGGCCCGCCGCTCGGGGATCGTCATCGCGCTGGCGTTGGCGGCCACCGCCCTGCTCGCCGTCCCGTTCCTCGCGCTGCCCCCGGACGGCTTCGCGTCGCAGGAGCCCGCCGGGGAGGTGTTCACGGCCCGCGATTTCGTCAACGAGCGGTTCGCGTCGCCCACGTTCCTCATCCCATTCGTGGTGGAGGCCCGTGACGGCGACCTGCTGCGCGCCGAACCCCTTGCGGAACTGCTCGCCAACGGCCAGGCCCTGCGCGACGATCCCGACATCGGCCCCAAGCTGTGGTCCTTCTTCGATCCGCAGGCCGACATGGAGGTGGACGGCCTCCACACGATCGCCGACATGGTGGACGCCGAGCTCCGGCAGACCGGCATCGGCGGCTTGGCCGCAGCCAACGACGCGGACGTCCGGTCGGCGGCAAGCCGGCTGATCGAGGACGCGGGGATCGCCGAGCTGGGGCTGTCGGCACAGTCGACGCGCGACCCGGACACCGGCGACTGGCTGGTGCCGGCCACCAGCTTCGTCGTGCTCGCCGACGACGACGCCGTCGGGGGGCCGCCGGCCGGGGCCACGATCGGCGTGGACGACACGACCAAGGAGGAGTTCGCCCGCGACGTCGTCGAGGTGCTCGAAGGCGGCGAGGCCCACAGCCGCACGTGGGGCATCGCGATCGACGTGAACCTCACCAGCGCGGAGCAGGGGCAGGCAGCCGGGCCCTTCATCGGCTTCGCGATCCTCGGCGTCCTGTTCATCGTGGGGTTGACCTACCGGTCCTACTGGCCGGTCGCCATCGTCGGCGGCGGGCTCGCGACGCTGATCGTCTGGCTGAACGGCCTGTCCAATCTGCTCGGCATGGAGGCCGACCAGATCCTCAGCACCATCGTGCCGATCGCGATGATCTCGTTCGGGGTGGACTTCGCCTTCCATGCGTTCGGCCGCTACAAGGAGGTGCGGGCAGCCGGCACGACCCCGAGGGTGGGGCTGCTCCTGGGCATGAGCGGGGTGATGGGTGCACTGGTCCTCGCGCTCAGCTCCGACGCGGCGGCCTTCCTCGCCAACGTGTCGTCGGGGATCCAGTCGATCGTGCAGTTCGGCATCGCCGCATCGCTCGGGCTGCTCTCCGCGTTCCTGGTCCTCGGCATCGTGGCCCCGGTCGTGCTCATGCGCGTCGAGGAGCGTGTCGGGCCGGCACCGCGGTCTCCGCGCCGGCGGCTGCTGGCCGTCGTCGGGTCGGTGCTGGCATCCGGGGCCGCGATGGGGTCGGTCGTGCTGAGCGCCTTCGTCCTGCCCGCCGCGGGTGTCGCCCTGCTGGGCCTGTACATCGTGGCCTTCCTGGTCGCCCCCTGCGTCATCGCGGGTCGCGCGGCCGCATCGCCGCAGCCGGTGACCGCCGACGGTGCGGTCACCGAGCCGGCGACGTCCGAGCCGCGCGCCAGCGACCCCGGGCGTTTGGCCACCACGCTCGGTGGCGTCGTCGCCGGCCTGGCACGCTACCGGGTGGCGCTGCTGCCGGTCGTGTTGGGCATCACGGTGGGATGTGCCTTCTTCGCGGTGCAGGTCCCGGCCGAGTTCGACGTCAACGACTTCTTCACGCCGGACAGCGACTTCGTCGTGGGGCTGGACAAGATCGACGAGCACTTCGCCGGGTCCGTCGGGGAGCCGGGGATCGTGTATCTCGAGGGCGACCTCACCGATCCTCGCGCGCTCACGGCCGTGCAGGAGTTCGTCGATGCGATCCACGCCGCCGACAGCCCGGCCCTGGCCCGCGACGACGACGGCAGGGTGCAGCTCGAGGACGGCGTCCTCGGCGTCGTCCGGGATGTCGCCGAGGCCCCTGCCGCCGCCGCGGCCGTCGCCGCATCGGCTGGTGTGGAGCTGACCGACGACGACGGGGATGGCCTTCCCGACACCGCCGAGCAGCTGGCGGCCGTCTACACGACCGTGCTCGAGGCCGGTGTGGCCGCCGACGAGGCGCGGCTGGCACGGACCCCCGACGCCGTCGGGGAGGTGCTGTACCAGTCGCCGGATGGGGAGACGCAGGCAAGCAGGGTCGACTTCCCGATCACGGGTACCCGCGGGCAGGAGGGCGTCGAGGCGGCCCGGACCCAGCTCGAGCCGCTCGTGGCCGACCTGGAGGATCGCCTGCAGGCCATCGACCCCGCCGCGACAGCGGTGCTGACCGGTGCGCCGTTCGCGCGGCAGGCCAGCCTCGACGCCATCGCCCGGGCGTTGCAGATCTCCCTGCCGATCGCGATCGTGCTCTGTTTGCTCGTCGCCGCGATCTTCATGCGCAGCCTGCGCTACGCGGTCGTGAGCATCGTGCCGATCCTGCTCGTCGTCGCGTGGCTATACGCGTTCATGTACGCGTTCGGGTTCACGATCAACCTCGTCACCGCGACCATCGGGGCCATCTCCATCGGCATCGGCATCGACTTCGCCATCCACATCACCATGCGCTACCGGGAGGAGATCGCCCAGTTCTCCACCCGCGAGGCGGCGCTGCGGGCGACCGGGGCCAGCACCGGCCTGGCGCTCGGGGCGTCGGCGCTCTCGAGCATGCTCGGCTTCGGCATCCTCGCCCTCGCGCCCATGCCCCTTTTTGCCTCGTATGGCCTGCTCACGGCGGTGATGATCTTCTTGGCGCTGGCAGCCTCGCTGCTGGTCCTGCCATCCCTGCTGGCGCTGGTGAGCCGTGATCCCGTTGCCCCGGGCTGA
- a CDS encoding L-lactate permease, whose protein sequence is MAVDALLAGTPVVLILVLMVALRWSAARAGLAGVAATAVVALAAFGFGRGVDGQLAAGTAFGGVVAESAFTAATILWIIVPALAIHHLQNATGATEVLRLALGRLTADPRLLAVLIAWFFALFVEGAAGFGASVALAAPFLVSSGFPRVDAVAIPMVGHAIGVSFGAVGTPIIPQVAATGLSGLELSRATGIYHVLLGGLLLTVVLLLVRRALPAAGQEHGRLWPWGVLAGASFLLPYHLLSRHVGPELPTLGGALAGGAVFAGALLVARRTAARTTAGSATPTGAALETEGGPPTGGARAAARAAAPYLVLVAAVLTTRLVPVVRDTLTAVTLDWELGGRFTGSIAPLYHPGTMLVVGFAIGALLQGTSAGAVWRAVRTTVGRLGPVAVALVAMLAISRLMVHAGMTDSLAVAATAAAGGGWPLVAPLVGALGTFVTGSATASNILFTDFQVATAESLALPVPAMAGAQGAGAAIGNIVCPHNIVAAGATVGLSGQEGDVLRRTAWIALAYALAAGVLAWWFA, encoded by the coding sequence ATGGCCGTCGACGCGCTGCTGGCCGGCACGCCGGTCGTGCTGATCCTGGTGCTCATGGTCGCGCTGCGCTGGTCGGCTGCACGCGCCGGGCTGGCCGGGGTCGCGGCGACCGCGGTGGTCGCCCTCGCGGCGTTCGGATTCGGACGGGGTGTTGACGGCCAGCTGGCTGCCGGCACCGCATTCGGCGGCGTCGTCGCCGAGTCGGCCTTCACCGCCGCAACGATCCTCTGGATCATCGTGCCGGCGCTGGCCATCCACCACCTGCAGAACGCGACCGGCGCCACCGAGGTGCTGCGCCTCGCGCTCGGTCGCCTCACCGCCGACCCGCGGTTGCTGGCCGTGCTCATCGCCTGGTTCTTCGCCCTGTTCGTCGAGGGCGCCGCCGGGTTCGGGGCGTCCGTCGCGCTGGCCGCGCCGTTCCTGGTCAGCTCCGGGTTCCCCCGGGTCGACGCGGTGGCGATCCCCATGGTCGGCCACGCCATCGGGGTGTCGTTCGGCGCGGTGGGCACACCGATCATCCCGCAGGTCGCCGCCACGGGGCTGTCCGGCCTCGAGCTGTCGCGTGCCACGGGCATCTACCACGTCCTGCTCGGCGGGCTGTTGCTGACGGTCGTCCTGCTCCTGGTTCGACGGGCCCTGCCCGCGGCGGGCCAGGAGCACGGGCGCCTCTGGCCGTGGGGGGTCCTCGCCGGGGCGTCGTTCCTCCTGCCCTACCACCTGCTCTCCCGCCACGTCGGTCCGGAGCTGCCGACGCTCGGCGGCGCCCTGGCGGGCGGTGCGGTGTTCGCCGGCGCGCTGCTCGTCGCACGCCGGACCGCCGCGCGGACCACCGCCGGATCCGCCACCCCGACCGGCGCGGCCCTGGAGACGGAGGGCGGCCCGCCAACCGGCGGGGCGCGCGCCGCCGCCCGCGCCGCCGCGCCCTACCTGGTGCTGGTCGCGGCCGTGCTCACGACCCGGCTCGTGCCCGTCGTCCGCGACACGCTGACCGCCGTCACCCTCGACTGGGAGCTCGGCGGGCGCTTCACCGGCAGCATCGCGCCCTTGTACCACCCCGGGACGATGCTCGTCGTGGGTTTCGCCATCGGGGCCTTGCTGCAGGGCACGTCGGCTGGGGCGGTGTGGAGGGCGGTGCGGACCACGGTCGGCCGGCTGGGGCCCGTCGCGGTCGCCCTGGTGGCGATGCTCGCGATCTCCCGGCTCATGGTCCATGCGGGCATGACGGACAGCCTCGCGGTGGCGGCCACCGCCGCTGCGGGCGGGGGCTGGCCCCTGGTGGCGCCGCTGGTGGGGGCGCTCGGCACCTTCGTGACCGGCTCGGCGACGGCCTCGAACATCCTGTTCACCGACTTCCAGGTCGCCACCGCGGAGTCGCTGGCCCTGCCCGTGCCCGCCATGGCCGGGGCGCAGGGTGCGGGCGCCGCGATCGGCAACATCGTCTGCCCCCACAACATCGTGGCGGCCGGCGCAACGGTCGGCCTCAGCGGCCAGGAGGGCGACGTGCTGCGCCGAACCGCATGGATCGCGCTCGCCTACGCACTGGCGGCCGGGGTGCTCGCCTGGTGGTTCGCCTAG